The following are encoded together in the Cyanobacteriota bacterium genome:
- a CDS encoding Uma2 family endonuclease: MVGYVQGKPIALSLDEFLALPETEPASEYIDGEVIQKEMPKGKHSLLQIELGAQINAVSKPNRIALALPELRCTFDNCLIVPDIAVFTWNRIPFTDSGEIPDDFLLAPDWMIEILSSEQSPIKPINKILHALKHGMRLGWLLAPDDRSVLTFLPDQAPNVVEGDSLLPVLPEIPLELTADAVFDWLVIN; encoded by the coding sequence TGGCACTGCCAGAGACCGAACCTGCTAGCGAGTATATCGATGGGGAGGTTATCCAGAAAGAGATGCCAAAGGGAAAACATAGCCTATTGCAGATAGAGCTAGGGGCACAGATTAATGCAGTGTCAAAACCTAATCGCATTGCCCTAGCCCTGCCTGAATTGCGTTGCACCTTTGACAATTGCTTGATCGTGCCTGATATTGCTGTGTTTACCTGGAACCGGATCCCCTTCACCGATTCAGGAGAAATCCCAGACGATTTCCTACTGGCACCGGATTGGATGATTGAAATCCTGTCGTCAGAGCAGTCCCCCATCAAGCCTATCAACAAAATCCTCCATGCCCTGAAGCATGGGATGCGGTTGGGGTGGTTGCTCGCACCAGACGATCGCAGTGTGCTGACCTTTTTGCCCGACCAAGCACCTAACGTGGTTGAGGGTGATAGCCTATTGCCAGTGTTGCCAGAAATCCCGTTAGAACTCACAGCCGACGCTGTTTTTGACTGGTTAGTCATCAATTGA
- a CDS encoding iron uptake porin codes for MVENKLVQCCLVTAPLVLGAALGATWLTPSEANANEVILPQGITAASAESSTLNQIEVYRNGYVSGNVPVIVVNTANQTTSVAQLADVQPTDWAFQALQSLVERYGCIVGYPDGTYRGNRPLSRYEFAAGLNACMDKINELIASGTANLASREDLEALERLQNEFAGELATLRARIDSLDARAAQIEAQQFSTTTKLAGEVIFTLADTFGNRAGGTSDPTQTIFAYRARLNFNTSFTGNDLLRVRLQALNVTPFSRDVTGTDMTRLSFDGTTTPANNFQIDDLLYRFSIGPNTRVWALLNGFGTENITPSLNPLESDGQSAISRFARFSPIYRSVSGSGIGISHKFSNEIELAAAYRSTTASNPAAGNGIFNGNYGAIAQLTVTPAAGIRFGLHYAHGYFPSTAVNLTGGVGSAFAQQPFGAVPTRTDTYGGVASFQISPNFILSGWVGYTSATASGGPNQGANASVWNWMVTLAFPDLGGKGNMGGISVGMPPKVTGNDVGSRTDRDTSLHVETFYRYRLSDNISITPGVFVIFNPEHNNANNTQFVGLVRTTFSF; via the coding sequence ATGGTTGAAAACAAGCTGGTGCAGTGTTGCCTAGTTACAGCACCTCTAGTTCTCGGTGCTGCTCTGGGTGCTACATGGCTAACTCCATCAGAGGCGAATGCTAATGAAGTTATCCTTCCACAGGGAATAACTGCCGCTTCTGCCGAATCTTCTACCCTGAACCAAATCGAGGTGTACCGCAATGGTTATGTCAGCGGTAATGTTCCAGTGATTGTTGTCAATACCGCTAATCAAACCACTTCCGTGGCTCAGCTAGCAGATGTGCAACCAACCGATTGGGCATTTCAGGCATTGCAGTCGTTAGTGGAGCGCTACGGCTGCATTGTAGGCTATCCCGATGGCACCTATCGCGGTAACCGCCCCTTGAGCCGCTATGAGTTTGCGGCTGGCTTGAATGCCTGTATGGATAAAATCAATGAGCTGATCGCCAGCGGTACCGCTAATTTGGCTTCGCGAGAAGACCTAGAAGCATTAGAGAGGCTACAAAATGAGTTTGCTGGGGAGTTAGCAACCCTGCGTGCCCGTATCGATTCCTTGGATGCTCGGGCCGCTCAGATAGAAGCCCAGCAGTTTTCTACCACTACAAAGCTTGCTGGAGAAGTTATCTTCACCCTAGCGGATACATTTGGTAATCGGGCAGGTGGCACCAGTGACCCAACACAAACTATCTTTGCCTATCGCGCTCGCTTGAACTTCAATACTAGTTTTACAGGCAATGACTTGTTGCGAGTTCGCTTGCAGGCGCTGAACGTTACCCCATTTAGCCGGGATGTTACCGGCACAGACATGACCCGACTGTCGTTTGATGGCACAACAACTCCGGCAAACAACTTTCAGATAGATGATTTGCTATATCGCTTTTCTATTGGCCCCAACACTAGGGTATGGGCATTGCTGAATGGGTTCGGGACTGAAAACATTACACCGTCACTCAACCCTCTGGAAAGTGATGGACAGTCAGCAATTTCGCGGTTTGCTCGGTTTAGCCCTATCTATCGGAGCGTGAGTGGTTCAGGTATAGGAATTTCCCACAAGTTTAGTAATGAGATTGAGCTAGCTGCTGCCTACCGATCTACTACTGCCTCGAACCCCGCGGCTGGTAATGGCATTTTTAACGGTAACTATGGCGCGATCGCCCAGCTCACTGTTACCCCTGCTGCAGGAATTCGTTTTGGTCTCCACTATGCCCACGGCTATTTCCCTAGCACAGCCGTAAACCTAACGGGTGGTGTCGGTAGTGCCTTTGCTCAACAGCCCTTTGGTGCCGTTCCCACTCGGACAGATACCTACGGCGGTGTTGCATCTTTCCAAATTTCTCCCAACTTTATTCTATCTGGATGGGTAGGCTACACTAGCGCTACGGCCAGCGGTGGTCCTAACCAAGGTGCCAATGCATCTGTCTGGAACTGGATGGTAACCCTGGCATTTCCAGACTTGGGAGGTAAGGGCAACATGGGCGGCATTAGCGTTGGGATGCCACCTAAGGTGACTGGTAACGATGTAGGTTCCCGCACAGACCGTGATACATCCCTCCATGTAGAGACCTTTTATCGCTATCGGCTATCGGACAACATTTCCATTACGCCTGGTGTGTTTGTAATTTTCAATCCTGAACACAATAATGCCAACAATACACAGTTTGTCGGCTTAGTACGGACAACCTTCTCGTTCTAG
- a CDS encoding ATP-binding domain-containing protein, which yields TERIDKVLRPTRGAGEPIVLRRCDDESDEAEFVTTQIRTLIRQHPDLEYGNFAILYRTNAQSRAFEECLVRYQIPYKVVGGLRFYDRKEIKDVLAYLRVIVNPADSVSLLRIINVPRRGIGKTSLEALTRAAQELGVPLWEIVQDETSVKTLAGRAAKGVLDFAQIIQKWQQELDSRKASDILQGVLEDTGYIQDLRTQGTDEADERVQNVQELYNAVLEFEEENEDSDLTSFLANASLASDLDDLEEQGKRVSLMTLHSSKGLEFPVVFLVGLEDGLFPSFRSLDDRAALEEERRLCYVGITRAQERLFITHARERRLYGNRMPCTPSMFLAELPAELLLTGLAAQKRSTGSDRRPQERQGSYTASHATSTRRTQPAEKSYAGRDPRRAAASSASAQPLQTWTVGEIVTHQKFGTGQITHIFENGKTLAIKFPTQGIKVIDPRLVALQRVQ from the coding sequence ACCGAGCGGATCGATAAAGTGCTGCGGCCCACAAGGGGGGCTGGGGAGCCGATCGTCCTGCGCCGTTGCGATGACGAGAGCGATGAAGCCGAATTTGTCACTACTCAAATCCGCACTTTGATTCGCCAACATCCCGATTTGGAGTATGGCAACTTCGCCATTCTGTACCGCACTAACGCCCAGTCCCGTGCCTTTGAGGAATGCTTGGTGCGGTACCAAATTCCCTACAAGGTGGTCGGGGGGTTGCGATTCTACGATCGCAAAGAAATCAAGGACGTGCTGGCCTATCTACGGGTAATTGTCAACCCTGCCGATAGCGTCAGCTTGCTGCGAATCATTAACGTTCCTCGGCGGGGTATTGGCAAAACCAGCCTAGAGGCTCTGACCAGAGCAGCTCAGGAATTGGGAGTACCCCTGTGGGAAATTGTGCAGGATGAAACCTCCGTGAAAACCCTAGCAGGACGAGCAGCGAAGGGAGTGCTAGACTTTGCCCAAATCATCCAAAAATGGCAACAGGAGCTAGATAGTCGCAAAGCCTCGGACATTTTACAGGGTGTACTAGAGGATACAGGCTACATCCAAGACCTACGGACACAGGGCACCGATGAAGCGGATGAGCGAGTGCAAAACGTGCAAGAGCTATACAATGCTGTACTGGAATTTGAAGAAGAAAACGAAGACTCTGACCTGACCAGTTTTCTAGCTAATGCTTCCCTGGCCTCAGATCTAGATGATTTAGAGGAGCAGGGTAAGCGAGTCTCGCTCATGACATTACACTCCTCTAAGGGCTTAGAGTTTCCTGTTGTGTTCCTGGTGGGATTGGAGGATGGACTTTTCCCTAGCTTTCGATCCCTAGACGATCGGGCTGCCTTGGAAGAAGAACGCCGCCTCTGCTACGTGGGCATCACCCGTGCTCAAGAGCGCCTGTTCATCACCCATGCCCGTGAGCGTCGCCTTTATGGTAACCGGATGCCCTGTACCCCCTCTATGTTCCTAGCAGAACTGCCAGCAGAGTTGTTGTTAACTGGGTTAGCGGCACAGAAACGATCAACTGGCTCCGATCGCAGACCACAGGAACGGCAAGGCTCCTACACAGCTAGCCATGCAACCAGTACCAGACGAACTCAACCAGCAGAGAAGTCTTACGCTGGCCGTGACCCTAGACGTGCGGCTGCATCCTCGGCCTCTGCCCAACCTCTGCAAACTTGGACGGTGGGCGAGATCGTTACCCATCAAAAATTTGGGACGGGACAAATTACCCATATTTTCGAGAACGGCAAGACCCTAGCCATTAAATTTCCTACCCAGGGCATTAAAGTTATCGACCCTCGCCTAGTTGCTCTCCAACGGGTGCAGTAA
- a CDS encoding glycosyltransferase, whose translation MYSSAQPSVSPSGEILISVALITRNRPDTLERCLQSVRSQSYQPFEIVVSDDSDADYAAQTRAIAQRYDCRYLTGPQRGMQANRNHAHRACRGTHIRTMDDDHEFPPDHNRILEAAVRSDPTSIWVFGEYLEWPTPTSILFPPGEMQPRGYRRFPLDPDDCFAISDGCTVYPRSVVTQHPFIEKLKYAGEAEFGARLKALGYRIRYCPDTYIIHHCLNSGGSPTTDKALLLRSLFFGSYMTYGCYLRNPWKEFECLGYFLGMALRRTMGWSDRANDHHYSQLLNRPFTLQDFWQTWQLARHYRSLFEQGRYSEMV comes from the coding sequence ATGTATTCCTCTGCACAACCATCTGTGAGTCCGTCTGGCGAGATTCTCATTAGTGTAGCGTTAATTACCCGCAACCGTCCTGATACCCTTGAACGGTGTTTGCAGAGTGTGCGATCGCAGTCCTATCAGCCCTTTGAGATTGTGGTTTCTGATGACTCTGACGCGGACTATGCTGCCCAGACGCGGGCGATCGCCCAGCGGTATGACTGCCGCTACCTAACTGGGCCACAGCGGGGAATGCAGGCTAACCGCAACCATGCCCACCGTGCCTGCCGTGGTACCCATATCCGTACGATGGATGACGATCATGAGTTTCCCCCCGATCACAATCGGATCCTAGAGGCAGCAGTGCGATCGGATCCTACTAGCATCTGGGTATTTGGCGAATATTTGGAATGGCCTACCCCCACGTCAATTTTGTTTCCACCAGGGGAGATGCAACCTCGTGGTTATCGGCGATTTCCCCTAGATCCTGACGACTGTTTTGCCATCAGCGATGGTTGTACTGTGTATCCACGATCAGTGGTAACCCAACATCCGTTTATCGAAAAGCTGAAATATGCAGGTGAAGCTGAATTTGGAGCGCGGCTTAAGGCTCTGGGCTATCGCATTCGCTATTGTCCTGACACTTACATCATTCACCATTGCCTGAATTCGGGGGGTTCTCCTACTACGGATAAGGCCCTCTTGCTGCGCAGTCTATTTTTTGGCTCCTACATGACCTATGGCTGCTATCTGCGCAATCCTTGGAAGGAGTTTGAATGTCTAGGCTATTTCTTAGGAATGGCGCTACGACGGACGATGGGCTGGAGCGATCGTGCCAATGACCATCACTATAGCCAGCTCCTCAACCGTCCCTTTACCCTCCAGGATTTTTGGCAAACTTGGCAATTGGCTAGGCATTACCGATCGCTATTTGAGCAGGGTCGCTACAGCGAGATGGTTTGA